A window of the Henningerozyma blattae CBS 6284 chromosome 10, complete genome genome harbors these coding sequences:
- the GPT2 gene encoding bifunctional glycerol-3-phosphate/glycerone-phosphate O-acyltransferase GPT2 (similar to Saccharomyces cerevisiae GPT2 (YKR067W); ancestral locus Anc_5.648) — MTKEDTKDKGVSNIAAPSTHVPEKDIHSYKNPYNGFHYTFKTWLYDLVLLCFNVMYSTFFKQIEIRGGHNVPPIGIPTILVCAPHANQFIDPSLVMLKTRNLKGKRSRQTCFIVAESSLKKRFVSEFAQLTGSIPVPRPQDNLKYFFHKETNTQLKIKCLDPIDNPTQLIVYDETGESRENLLDGITKKALIGLPDYLGNSKIQSIDPSKNLIELQKPFNMSNLKTYTRLTEGTYFKYAPHIDNTQVFQNVFNHLQTKGCVGIFPEGGSHDRPSLLPIKAGVAIMALGAVAANPELKVAVLPCGLNYFHREKFRSSAVIEYGEPIIVDGKMGQEYIDNPRDSVSQLLDQVTNALFSLTVNAPDYDTLMTIQACRRLYKLPTVSSSDTITTSSSSTSLASDSSLSQNRKKLKRSSSFSSSISSTLSSFNINKTNSRMNSLPVIVELNRRMLQGYKKYKNDPKIQNLVSDVKIYNEKLYSIGLKDHQINKLDSDSNLLNKFRLILILLTRLLKLFILTLLSLPGSIIFSPVFITSQIISHKKAKEGLSKSLVKIKGTDLLATWKLLVALAMAPILYLSYSVILLYLLNSGNYYLSKIYILNSNSIIIQFMYFFSLLIITSYSSLKAGDSGFKILYSLKPLVISLISPQKKINNLKKLRNDLSNKITTICNELGPSVFPDFDKIIESSINNQSLEAPNTTTRDLFRISKKKHRKRSSSASSQISNALSTVNSRGSLTDVPLFADNTFTKYNNSLSSSSNITTDDDDDDDDHISIHRRDVLSSLDTKNIAPNDGDGDGEPIKETKISQMVRKKWETEEIVDDGED, encoded by the coding sequence ATGACTAAAGAAGATACCAAAGACAAAGGCGTGTCAAACATAGCAGCACCATCTACTCATGTTCCTGAGAAGGATATACATTCATATAAGAACCCCTATAATGGGTTCCATTATACTTTCAAAACTTGGCTATATGATTTAGTCCTATTATGTTTTAATGTTATGTATTCCacttttttcaaacaaattgaaattagaGGTGGTCACAACGTTCCACCAATTGGTATTCCAACCATCTTAGTGTGTGCTCCACATGCAAATCAATTCATTGATCCATCTTTAGTCATGTTAAAGACAAGAAACTTGAAGGGGAAAAGATCAAGACAAACATGTTTTATCGTGGCAGAGTCttctttaaagaaaagatttGTATCAGAATTTGCTCAATTGACTGGTTCTATTCCTGTACCAAGACCACAagataatttgaaatattttttccataAGGAAACTAATACTCAActgaaaattaaatgtcTGGATCCAATTGATAACCCAACTCAATTAATAGTTTATGATGAAACTGGAGAATCTAGAGAAAATTTATTGGATGGGATCACTAAAAAGGCATTAATTGGGTTGCCTGACTATTTAGGTAATTCCAAAATTCAATCCATTGATCCTtcgaaaaatttaattgaattacaAAAACCTTTTAATATGTCAAATCTAAAGACTTATACTCGTTTAACTGAAGGGacttatttcaaatatgcTCCTCATATTGATAATACACAAGTTTTCCAAAACGTTTTCAATCATTTACAGACTAAAGGTTGTGTGGGTATTTTCCCAGAAGGTGGATCTCATGATAGACCTTCTTTATTACCCATTAAAGCAGGTGTGGCAATCATGGCTCTTGGTGCTGTTGCTGCTAATCCGGAATTGAAAGTGGCAGTCTTACCTTGTGGGTTAAATTATTTCCATAGAGAAAAGTTTAGATCTTCTGCTGTAATTGAATATGGGGAACCAATTATTGTCGATGGGAAAATGGGTcaagaatatattgataatcCAAGAGATTCTGTTTCCCAGTTATTGGATCAAGTTACAAACgctttattttctttaactGTTAATGCTCCAGATTATGACACTTTAATGACAATCCAAGCCTGTAGGAGATTGTATAAATTACCAACTGTGTCTTCTTCTGATACTATTACtacatcttcttcatctacTTCATTGGCTTCAGATTCATCTCTGTCACAAAATaggaaaaaattgaaaagatcatcatcattttcatcaagTATTTCTTCTACTctttcatcttttaatattaataaaacaaattcTCGTATGAATTCTTTACCTGTTATTGTAGAATTAAATAGAAGAATGTTACAAggttataaaaaatataaaaatgatccaaagattcaaaatttaGTTTCTGATgtgaaaatttataatgaaaaattatattcaattgGGTTAAAAGATcatcaaattaataaattagattcAGATTCAAATCTATTGAACAAATTTAGattgattttaattcttttaacaagattgttgaaattattcatattgaCACTTTTATCTTTACCTGGTTCTATTATCTTTAGTCCGGTCTTTATTACAAGTCAAATTATTTCACATAAAAAGGCAAAAGAAGGTTTAAGTAAATCATTAGTTAAAATTAAAGGTACTGATTTATTAGCTACTTGGAAATTATTAGTTGCATTAGCTATGGCCCCCATCCTTTATTTGAGTTATTCAGTCATTTTATtgtatcttttaaattctggaaattattatttgtccaaaatttatattttaaattccaattctattataattcaattcatgTATTTCTTCAgtttattgataataacaaGTTATTCAAGTTTAAAAGCTGGTGATAGtggatttaaaattttatattcattaaaacCCTTAGttatatcattaatttcaccacagaagaaaattaataatttgaaaaaattaagaaatgaTTTATCCAATAAAATTACTACAATCTGTAATGAATTAGGTCCCAGTGTGTTCCCTGATTTTGATAAGATCATTGAAtcatcaattaataatcaatCCTTGGAAGCTCCAAATACTACAACAAGAGACTTGTTCAGAATTTCCAAGAAAAAACACAGAAAAAGATCAAGTTCTGCTTCTTctcaaatttcaaatgcATTATCTACTGTTAATTCAAGAGGTTCATTAACGGATGTTCCATTATTTGCTGATAATACGTTtactaaatataataattctttatcgtcatcatcaaatatcactactgatgatgatgatgatgacgatgatCATATTAGTATTCATAGAAGAGATGTTTTATCATCGTTAGATACGAAAAATATTGCACCAAATGATGGAGATGGAGATGGAGAACCAATTAAAGAAACCAAGATTAGTCAAATGGTAAGGAAAAAATGGGAAACTGAAGAAATTGTAGATGACGGAGAAGACTAA
- the ETT1 gene encoding Ett1p (similar to Saccharomyces cerevisiae YOR051C; ancestral locus Anc_5.650), whose protein sequence is MAKRALGLGKGNNNKKQKTTSDPKEPSPEAQLNFIVDSNIDDSKLDDELIQLNTMWKNFFHNSDRDDEILLNAIIHECDNLLRSSLKDDALAKKINSDQFHAIYSLALSELANFKTDSEKKNEIGDFFDDAIERIENAKKLEQFQNSVLLPLTISKIHFHRIPLQYISDLNLDSTSKDLPKDVDLNSLLENGKKNFKIYKDDHHLTFEVLSLLHDLLDIVETFNYRDQINEGLDSDDEDFIDDLKKTKLSENHPLFTIQKNLDENYDWLLENLIELHNQISESSKLFQNVSKIIGELYLKKSEKPASIYLQLQYDDEDDESNDDDKDEEVVLKNQKSAIDLIGNGIKFLKHAKLEDDPDTWVAIGEGLINLGNLQDLDSEEQQQSYKEAEELIRSANKATNGKFKNVLENLLSKDDE, encoded by the coding sequence atggCTAAAAGAGCATTAGGGTTAGGTAAAGgcaacaataataaaaaacaaaagacTACTTCAGATCCTAAAGAACCATCTCCAGAAGCtcaattgaatttcatTGTGGATTCCAACATTGATGATTCTAAattagatgatgaattaattcaattgaatacTATGTGGAAGAATTTCTTCCATAATTCAGACAGAGACGATGAAATCTTGTTGAACGCCATCATCCATGAATGTGACAACCTCTTAAGATCATCTTTGAAAGATGATGCTCTTGccaaaaaaatcaatagcGATCAATTCCATGCTATTTATTCTTTAGCATTATCAGAATTAGCTAACTTTAAAACAGATtcagaaaagaaaaatgaaattggTGATTTCTTTGATGATGCCattgaaagaattgaaaatgcAAAGAAATTGGAACAATTCCAAAATTCTGTTTTACTTCCCCTAACAATCTCAAAAATCCATTTCCATAGAATACCGTTACAATATATTTCAGATTTAAACCTTGATAGTACTTCTAAAGATTTACCAAAAGATgttgatttaaattctcttttagaaaatggtaaaaaaaatttcaaaatttataaagatGATCATCACTTAACTTTTGAAGTCTTGAGTCTATTACATGACTTATTAGATATTGTAGAAACTTTTAATTATAGAGATCAAATCAATGAAGGTTTAGAttcagatgatgaagattttattgatgatttgaaaaaaactaaattaTCTGAAAATCATCCACTTTTCacaattcaaaaaaatttggatGAAAACTATGATTggttattagaaaatttaattgaattacaTAACCAAATCTCTGAATCTTCTAAACTTTTCCAAAACGTTAGCAAAATTATTGGtgaattatatttgaaaaaatctGAAAAACCTGCctcaatttatttacaacttcaatatgatgatgaagatgatgaatcaaatgatgatgacaaagatgaagaagttgtattgaaaaatcaaaaatcaGCCATTGATTTAATTGGTAACggtattaaatttttaaaacatgctaaattagaagatgatCCAGATACTTGGGTTGCTATTGGTGAAggtttaattaatttggGTAATCTACAAGATTTAGATTCAGaagaacaacaacaatCTTATAAAGAAGCTGAAGAGTTAATTAGAAGTGCCAATAAAGCTACCAATgggaaatttaaaaatgtcttggaaaatttattatccaaagatgatgaataa
- the TMC1 gene encoding Tmc1p (similar to Saccharomyces cerevisiae YOR052C; ancestral locus Anc_5.653): MSEVTRQEQVNNNNSPAATEEATTPALNQESLINTDAAPIIKQPFQINNARLILDDTITSIPNASPNLPTTSVKTTCKVTKKKGNKRRKNQCYYGDCSSTISKFIGNCKFCNKNYCSKHRLMEIHDCRGLKSCRDQMHKRNAEKLASEQTKSPKIQI; the protein is encoded by the coding sequence ATGTCAGAAGTCACCCGTCAAGAACAAGtcaataataacaactcGCCTGCTGCTACAGAGGAGGCCACAACACCAGCTTTAAATCAAGAATCATTGATCAATACAGATGCAGCTCCAATAATAAAGCAACCGTTCCAAATCAATAATGCTAGATTGATTCTAGATGATACGATTACTAGTATACCCAATGCTAGCCCTAATCTACCTACGACGAGCGTTAAGACAACATGTAAGGTGACTAAAAAAAAGGGAAACAAACGTAGGAAGAACCAATGTTATTATGGTGATTGTTCCAGTACCATTTCCAAGTTTATCGGGAATTGTAAGTTTTGCAATAAAAACTACTGTTCCAAGCACAGATTAATGGAGATCCATGATTGCAGAGGTCTCAAGTCTTGTAGAGACCAGATGCACAAGAGAAACGCAGAAAAACTGGCTTCTGAGCAGACAAAGAGTCCCAAGATACAGATCTAA